GCTACATCTCCGAGGCCTACGGCGGCTACCACTGGGATGTCATGAACGGCGTCAATCTCGACGCCGGCATCTTCATGTCCTACATCGGCCTGGCCAGCTTCTACAATTTCGACAACTGGGCCTACCAGCCCTCCTACGTGTCGTCGAACACGCCTTGGTTCTTCAACGGCCTGCGCCTGCAGGTGTTCCCCAGCGACAAGCTGAAGGTGGAACTGTGGCTCACCAATGGCTGGCAGTCCTACGCCATGTTCAACAACACGCCAGGCGTGGGTGCGTCCTTCAATTGGCGGCCCAACGGCAACATCAATGTCATCTCGAACAACTACATCCTAGGGGCTGATGCGCTGGGCAATCAGAAGCGCACCCGCCGCCACACGGATGACAGCATCCAGGTGAAGTACTACGATCACCCCGGTGCCTTCATCTCCAAGGCGGCCTTCACCTTCACCTTCGACCTGGGGGATGAGCAGGGCGGCGGGGTAAGCCGGAGTGGTAACGACCCCGCCAGCCCCAAGCAGAATTTCACCGGCTGGATGGCCTATCACCGCGTGTGGTTCGCGGAGGAACGGCACGCCATCACCATCGGTGGCGGCGAGATCACCAATCCTGGCCGGTACCTGGTGCTCATGCCTCCCATCAATGGCGCCACCGCGGCTTCAGGAACACCCTATTTCACCGAGAACCCCGGCGACAAGTGGCATTCCTGGGACTACTCCATCACCTACGATTACATGCCCAGCCAGTTCCTCACCATGCGCAGCGAGTTCAATCGCCGCGGGGCCAACGTGCCTTACTTTGCGGGCCCTGGAGGCGTGACACCTCCGGGTGGCAACCAGGGTGCGCCCGGCTCCGTGGTGGCCGGCTGGGCGCCGGACCTGCGTAAGACGGAAAGCCGCCTTACCCTGGCCATGTTGGTGAAGTTTTAGGGCCCTCCGGGGCCCCTCGCCTGGATCAGTTCTTCTGTCACAAACCGAGGCCCCTGGAATCAGGGGCCTCGGTTTGTGCGGTTCCAATTGTGGATGGACGAAGTCCTGGCTATCGGGGGAGCGCCTCCAGAGCCAGGTTGAGCTTCAGCACGTTCACGCGGGCATCGCCCAGAACGCCCAGCTGGGCGCCTTCGGTGTTCGCCGCCACGACATCGCGAACCTTGGCTTCATCCAGGCCGCGGGCCTTGGCCACGCGATGCACCTGGTAGGCGGCGGCGGCGGGGCTGATGTGAGGGTCCAGACCGCTGGCCGAGGCGGTTACCAGGTCGACCGGAACGGGGCCGGTGGCCTCGGGATCGGCGGCGCGCAGGGCGGCGATGCGTTCATCCACGGCCTTCTTCAGATCGGGATTGCTGGGGGCCAGGTTCGAGCCACCGCTGTTGGCGCCGTTGAAGGGCAGGGGCTTGCCGTTGGCATCCACCGTGGCCGAGGGGCGACCCCAGAAGTCTTTGGGTGAGGTGAAGGATTGGCCGATGAGCTCGGAACCGATCACCTTGCCGTCGGCCCGGATCAGGCTGCCCGCCGCCTTATGCGGGAACAGCACCCTGGAGAAGCCCGTGATGACGAATGGGTAGGCGAGGCCCGTGATGACGCTGAGGGCGATGAAGGACACGAGGGCAGGACGGAGTTGCAGGTTCATGGGATTTCCTTAGGCGGCGAGATGCAGGGCGACGAGCAGCCAGTCGATGAGCTTGATGCCAATGAAGGGCACCACCAAGCCGCCCGCGCCGTAGAGCAGCAGGTTGCGTTGGAGCAATTGGGCGGCCCCGACGGCCCTGTATTTGACGCCGCGCAGGGCCAACGGGATGAGCACCACGATGATCAGCGCGTTGAAGATCACAGCCGACAGGATGGCGCTTTCGGGGCTGTGCAGGCCCATGATGTTGAGTGCCCCCAGGGCGGGGTAGGTGGCCACGAAGGCGGCGGGCAGGATGGCGAAGTATTTGGCCACGTCGTTGGCGATGCTGAAGGTGGTCAGCGAACCGCGGGTCATGAGCATCTGCTTGCCGATCTCCACGATCTCGATGAGCTTGGTGGGATTGGAATCCAGATCCACCATGTTCCCGGCCTCCTTGGCCGCCTGGGTGCCGCTGTTCATGGCCACGGCCACATCGGCCTGGGCCAGGGCGGGCGCGTCATTGGTGCCATCGCCGGTCATGGCCACGAGACGGCCGCCGGCCTGGTACTCGCGGATGAGCTTGAGCTTCGCCTCGGGCGTGGCCTGGGCGAGGAAATCATCCACGCCCGCTTCGGCGGCGATGGCAGCGGCGGTGAGCGGGTTGTCGCCGGTGATCATCACGGTCTTGATGCCCATGCCGCGCAGCTCGGCGAAGCGTTCCTTGATGCCGCCCTTCACGATGTCTTTGAGTTGAATGACGCCCAGTGCCTGGGAACCCTCGGCCACCACCAGCGGCGTGCCCCCGGCCATGGCGATCTGATCCACGGTGCGGCGCAGGTCATCGGGGAACTTCCCGCCCCTGGATTGAACGTAATCCTCGATGGCAGAGGCCGCGCCCTTGCGGATCTGACGGTCTCCCAGATTCACGCCGCTCATGCGGGTCTGGGCGGTAAACGGCACGAAGTGGGCATCCAGGGCATGCAGATCCCGCTCACGGAGCCCGTACTGTTCCTTGGCCAGAACCACGATGCTGCGGCCTTCGGGGGTCTCGTCGGAGAGGGAGGAGAGCTGGGCGGCGTCGGCGAGCAGCTGGAGGTCGATGCCCTCGGCCGGTACGAAGGCCACGGCCTGGCGGTTGCCCAGGGTGATGGTGCCGGTCTTGTCCAGCAGCAGCACATCCACATCGCCTGCGGCTTCCACGGCGCGGCCCGAGGTGGCGATGACGTTGGCCTGGATCATGCGATCCATGCCCGCGATGCCGATGGCACTCAGCAGCCCGCCGATGGTGGTGGGGATGAGGCAGACCAGCAGCGAGACGAGCACCGTGAGGCTGACGGGAAGTCCCTGGCCCGCGGCCTTGGTGGCAAAGATGGAGAAGGGCAGCAGGGTGGCCGTGGCCAGGAGGAAGACGATGGTGAGCCCCGCCAGGAGGATGTCCAGGGCGATCTCGTTGGGCGTCTTCTGGCGCTTGGCACCCTCCACCATGGCGATCATGCGATCCAGGAAACTCTCCCCGGGGTTGGATGAAATGCGGATGACCAGCCAGTCGGACAGCACCAGGGTGCCACCCGTGACGGCGGAGCGATCGCCACCACTCTCGCGGATGACGGGCGCGCTTTCGCCGGTGATGGCGCTTTCGTTGACGGAGGCCACGCCTTCCACCACCTCGCCATCACCGGGAATGGTTTCGCCTGCCTCGACCAGCACGAGGTCGTTGATGCGCAGATCCGGGGCATCCACCACCTGATGGGCCCCCAGACGGTCGGTGCCGACGAGCCGCTTGGCTTTCACATCCCGCTTGGATTTTCGCAGCGAATCCGCCTGAGCCTTGCCTCTGCCTTCGGCCATGGCCTCGGCGAAATTGGCGAAGAGCAGGGTGAACCACAGCCAGAGCGAGATGGCCAGGATGAAGGTGGGTCGGCCTTCCCCGTGACCACCCCCACTATTGATCTGGGCCTGGATCCACAGGCCCGTGGTGAAGGCGCTGCAGATCCACACGGTGAACATCACGGGGTTGCGAAGCTGGTGCAGCGGGCTCAGCTTCCGGAAGGAATCGAGCACCGCGCGGCGCACGATATTGGGTTCGAAAAGGGGGCGGGCTTGGGCATCCTGCCTGGAATGGGAAACCATGAATGGCCTCGCTGAAGGAGCGTGTGAGCTAGCGGGTGAGGGATATTCCGAGGAGAA
This sequence is a window from Geothrix sp. PMB-07. Protein-coding genes within it:
- a CDS encoding outer membrane beta-barrel protein, whose product is MKHPLLLLLLVGLPGLAQTPTGPTATAAATAPQAAPVKAAEPFAFADFTWLNGNPRTKDSVLDTKAFTGEFRADVNMVYDFNHPQDHTLVGSSELGRTNEVTVQQLGIGGDFHWDNVRGRLMTQFGMLSTMTPRNDASPSRGQWQTDNAYRYISEAYGGYHWDVMNGVNLDAGIFMSYIGLASFYNFDNWAYQPSYVSSNTPWFFNGLRLQVFPSDKLKVELWLTNGWQSYAMFNNTPGVGASFNWRPNGNINVISNNYILGADALGNQKRTRRHTDDSIQVKYYDHPGAFISKAAFTFTFDLGDEQGGGVSRSGNDPASPKQNFTGWMAYHRVWFAEERHAITIGGGEITNPGRYLVLMPPINGATAASGTPYFTENPGDKWHSWDYSITYDYMPSQFLTMRSEFNRRGANVPYFAGPGGVTPPGGNQGAPGSVVAGWAPDLRKTESRLTLAMLVKF
- the kdpC gene encoding potassium-transporting ATPase subunit KdpC; the encoded protein is MNLQLRPALVSFIALSVITGLAYPFVITGFSRVLFPHKAAGSLIRADGKVIGSELIGQSFTSPKDFWGRPSATVDANGKPLPFNGANSGGSNLAPSNPDLKKAVDERIAALRAADPEATGPVPVDLVTASASGLDPHISPAAAAYQVHRVAKARGLDEAKVRDVVAANTEGAQLGVLGDARVNVLKLNLALEALPR
- the kdpB gene encoding potassium-transporting ATPase subunit KdpB, encoding MVSHSRQDAQARPLFEPNIVRRAVLDSFRKLSPLHQLRNPVMFTVWICSAFTTGLWIQAQINSGGGHGEGRPTFILAISLWLWFTLLFANFAEAMAEGRGKAQADSLRKSKRDVKAKRLVGTDRLGAHQVVDAPDLRINDLVLVEAGETIPGDGEVVEGVASVNESAITGESAPVIRESGGDRSAVTGGTLVLSDWLVIRISSNPGESFLDRMIAMVEGAKRQKTPNEIALDILLAGLTIVFLLATATLLPFSIFATKAAGQGLPVSLTVLVSLLVCLIPTTIGGLLSAIGIAGMDRMIQANVIATSGRAVEAAGDVDVLLLDKTGTITLGNRQAVAFVPAEGIDLQLLADAAQLSSLSDETPEGRSIVVLAKEQYGLRERDLHALDAHFVPFTAQTRMSGVNLGDRQIRKGAASAIEDYVQSRGGKFPDDLRRTVDQIAMAGGTPLVVAEGSQALGVIQLKDIVKGGIKERFAELRGMGIKTVMITGDNPLTAAAIAAEAGVDDFLAQATPEAKLKLIREYQAGGRLVAMTGDGTNDAPALAQADVAVAMNSGTQAAKEAGNMVDLDSNPTKLIEIVEIGKQMLMTRGSLTTFSIANDVAKYFAILPAAFVATYPALGALNIMGLHSPESAILSAVIFNALIIVVLIPLALRGVKYRAVGAAQLLQRNLLLYGAGGLVVPFIGIKLIDWLLVALHLAA